The window ACTCGGCTTCAGCCTGCTGTACTTTGCTCATAGTTCCTCCTCGCTGTCGGTTGCTGCGTCTCGATGCATATCGATTGCCTGTTTCTGTGATACATCTTCGGGATACAGTAGGCACGCCGCGGTGTGGTCGTCCGTATCTTCGTCAACCGCGAGCGACACCGGATGTACCGTGTCACATTCGGCGAACGCTTTGGGACACCGAGGTGCGAACCGGCAGTAGGTCGCCGGTTCGTTCGGCGTCGGCACGTCCCCCTCGATGGTTTCGAGGCGGTCCACGTTCGGGTTGCTCCCGGGAATACTTCGCAAGAGTCCCTGTGTGTACGGATGGCGTGGGTTCTCGAACAGTTCGACGACCGGTGCGCTTTCGACGATTTCGCCGGCGTACATCACGTTCACACGGTCCGCGATTTCGGCGATAACGCCCATATCGTGGGTAATGAACATGATCGCGAGGTCCCGCTCTTCTTGGAGTTCGTCCAAGAGTTCGAGAATCTGGGCTTGAATCGTCACGTCCAGCGCCGTCGTCGGTTCGTCACAGATGAGCAGTTCGGGATCACACGCCAGCGCCATCGCGATGACAGCACGCTGACGCATCCCGCCGGAGAACTCGTGTGGATACTCCTTGACCCGTCGGGAAGCGTCCGGAATCCCGACGGCTTCGAGCAGGTTGATCGCTTCCTTGGTTGCCTCGTTCCCGCTGAGACCTTGATGGAGTTT of the Haladaptatus caseinilyticus genome contains:
- a CDS encoding ABC transporter ATP-binding protein, which translates into the protein MASSEYSESATREDAILQVRNLQTAFFTDKEVIRACDGVSFDIERGETVGIVGESGSGKSVTARTIMGLVKSPGRILGGSIEFDGEELTSKSEKEYREIRGGDIAMVFQDPLTSLNPVYTVGNQIKESLKLHQGLSGNEATKEAINLLEAVGIPDASRRVKEYPHEFSGGMRQRAVIAMALACDPELLICDEPTTALDVTIQAQILELLDELQEERDLAIMFITHDMGVIAEIADRVNVMYAGEIVESAPVVELFENPRHPYTQGLLRSIPGSNPNVDRLETIEGDVPTPNEPATYCRFAPRCPKAFAECDTVHPVSLAVDEDTDDHTAACLLYPEDVSQKQAIDMHRDAATDSEEEL